The DNA window GTCTCCTAGTTGACGCCCAAGTGCAGACGGTCCTGGAACGGGAAGCGGTGAAAGCGTTCCCTATCGACCCGTTTGGCATCGCCGAGCGCAATGAAATCATCGTGCACGCGGCTCCATCCTCCCGCGATGGCGTCTCTGGCCTGCTTGTCAGGCGCGGCAACAGCTTCGGCATCCTCTACGGCACACACATCAGCAGCGAAGGCTTTCAGCGCTTCAGTGTCGCGCACGAGCTCGGGCACTATTTCATGCCCGGGCACATCGAGGCAGTGCTCAACGACGGCGATTCCCATGAATCCCGGGCGATGGGGGCAACCGACAATCCCTATGAGGACGAGGCTGATGCCTTTGCGGCCAGCCTTCTCATGCCCAAGCCGCTGTTCGCGTCGGCACTGTGCCATATGGAGGATGGATTAGCCGCCGTCGAAGCGCTTTCGTCTCAATGCAAGACATCGCTGATGGCGACCGCGAATCGGTATGCCGATTTGGCAACCATCCCGGCGGCTATCGTGGTTAGCCAAGGCGCCAACATTGACTACTGCAAGATGTCGCCAGCCCTGAGAAACTTCCGCGGACTGACATGGATTCGCCGTGGGACGCCACTCCCACCTCGCTCCACCACTGCGTGCTTCAACATCGACCGCGCGCGGGTAGCCTCGGCTAGCAAAGAGACCAGCCTGGGCTCGCTGAAGGAATGGTTTGGCGGCCCCTATGACCTTGAGGTGACCGAAGAGGTTAAGGGTCTCGGCGAATATGGCAGAACG is part of the Thiomonas sp. X19 genome and encodes:
- a CDS encoding ImmA/IrrE family metallo-endopeptidase, whose translation is LLVDAQVQTVLEREAVKAFPIDPFGIAERNEIIVHAAPSSRDGVSGLLVRRGNSFGILYGTHISSEGFQRFSVAHELGHYFMPGHIEAVLNDGDSHESRAMGATDNPYEDEADAFAASLLMPKPLFASALCHMEDGLAAVEALSSQCKTSLMATANRYADLATIPAAIVVSQGANIDYCKMSPALRNFRGLTWIRRGTPLPPRSTTACFNIDRARVASASKETSLGSLKEWFGGPYDLEVTEEVKGLGEYGRTLTVLSLDTFADELEQRPVEQWSPPTFR